In Sesamum indicum cultivar Zhongzhi No. 13 linkage group LG8, S_indicum_v1.0, whole genome shotgun sequence, the sequence ATGTAAATGGGTAGAAAGTAGAAACCCCTTTCTCTTTCATGTACATGTACgatcctttttctttaacttGCTGAAATACTGGTCGGGGTCCATGTGTCTTGGGGGTGGGCGTGGggaatgtaataattataagtgattattttatgaactaaATTGACTCGTATATAGAACTATGTGAATGTAAAATCTTTAATTCTTTCATAcacaagaaattaaattatttcgtAAAAAGAGGAAAACAGTATAAATATTACCTTAAACGAATGTTCTTCTGGATGGGCAATTTTAAACAGTTTAAGCACAGCAGgagtttgaaatttgaatgtttggtacaacatatatatgtaacaaTTTCACCACCTCAAAGCTGGCAGTCATTCAGAACCCAACCCCCCACACAATAACTCACAGCTCTGTCCCAATACCTCAAACCATATATTCAACTGATCGTATAGTACTCCAACCCACAAACTCAATAATCAAGAAGTAGtgttatcatcatcatcaaattcaacTGGCATTCATGGCCAAGCCATGTTCAGAATCAGGAGCTATACCATGTTACAAGCATCCACGCAAAGCCCCATCTTTCATCTCTCTTCATTCACCAAAACTCTTTATCTACCTACTTCCCATCTTCGCCATACTTTTCGTCCTCTTCCACATCCAAGCCCTTCAAACTCCGCCATCATCTTCTTGGGATTTCATCAGCACGGGCAGATTCTCAACAGTCTCCATAGACTGCACGATTAATTGCAGCCAAGAGCTCAAATCCATGGCCTCTAAGCTCCAAGAGGCAGTCACTTTTCTTCCTCTAAAGGACCTCCGTTACTCCAGCAGACCCCTTCAAGGACACACATGGTTCATGAGCTCCATGCCTGACACACATGAGAAGGGTGAAGTCCAATACCAAGAATTCCCCTCAAAAGCATCAAAAGGTAGGGTTTTGTGCCTGAAAGGCCGAGATACTCATGATGGTTCATGGAACTTATATGCACTTGCATGGCCTCAAATCTTACCCCCGAACGCCACCCTACTCAAAGGCCTCACGTTTGTCTCGTATAACCACTACAACTACGATAACATTTGGCACGGGTTATCGTCTGCCGTCCCTTTCATCGCATGGCACATCAAGAACAAATGTTCAGCTCCGCCAACGAGATGGGTGTTGTACCATTGGGGTGAACTGAGAACCACAATGGGACCTTGGCTgaatccactaatggaggccACGTTTGGAGAGCCCTCAAacattgaaaaattcaatggAATTGGAGGTGGATACATGACTGATCCGGCTTGTTTTGAGAAGGCTGTGGTAATGAGGCATAATGAAGGTGGAATGTCAAGAGAGAAAAGATTGCAAGTGTATGATTTGCTGAGGTGCAAGGCCAGGGTTTTCTGCAATGTCAGCTCAGAAGGTAGGTTTCCTGAGGTTGATGAAAAGGGCTTTCCGATGATTGGGATGACCTTGTTCATGAGGAGGGGGCCGAGGTCGTTCAAGAATGAATCCGCGGTCATCGGAATCTTCAAAAAGGCCTGCCGGAATGTGGATGGCTGTCGGCTGACGGTGGCCTATGCAAATAACCTTACCTTTTGCCAACAGGTGGTTGGAACATGGagattgattttaatattaatatatctgttcttgtgttttaattttgaaaatttataactataattcAGTTACTAATATTCCTAATCACTGCTAATGAACTAATGTACAGGTGAAATTGATGAGCTCAACAGACATATTGGTGTCTCCACACGGGGCCCAATTGACCAACATGTTCCTAATGGACAGAAATAGCAGTGTCATGGAATTCTTCCCAAAGGGATGGCTCAAGCTCGCCGGAATCGGCCAATACGTCTATCACTGGATCGCCAGCTGGTCGGGGATGAACCATCGCGGCGCCTGGCGGGACCCTGGCGGCGACCGCTGCCCCTTCCCGGATGATGACCGCCGCTGTATgtccatttataaaaaatcaagaattggaTATAATGAGAGCTATTTTTCTGAATGGGCAAGAAGTGTGCTGAGTGATGTGAAGTTGAGAAAGGCACAAGATATCTCACGCAAGAGTAGAATCCCTGTTTCAGGTTCTTGTGGTTGTTAGTGGGCTGTTTGTATTATGGtttttttcagattttatgtaataagtGGAGCATTTGGGTATATTTATGTTTAAGAAttatagtttattaatttcaagaagAGTTCATcgtgaacatatatatagttgtttCAAGAAGAGTTCATGAACAGGCTTGAAATTAGAAGGATTCCTAATTATTTGTTCTAATTTCATGAGATAACAATTTACTAGCTAATGTTGGTTtgcttctttttatttggatatttttggACATATGTGTCGGAATGCATAATGTTGAAGGAGGAGTAAAAAGACATAAAAGGAGAATGAAGAGATCTAGGAATAAAGTGTTGGTGGCAGTGGAGCTACCACTGCTTCTGCTTCCCTCTCGGTCCCATCTTATCTCTATCATTGTGGGGTAGGActccaaattttgatttttttctattcaaatccaaatataggGTTCAAATAGCTTGAAAAAGATATGGGCTCTCTACTTCTGGTAAATGACTTCAAGGAAAATTAAACCCTATTGATGACACTATATATGCTAGTTAGGATCCCAGAAAGGACCTACATATGTCTCTCAAGTGTAGAAGCTTCCTATGTTATCTACACATAAAATCAGACAAAACGGATAATCTCATAAAACCTGGAGGAACCGAATGCATAATGCTTCCACATATACCAAATTTTGCCTGACCTCTTGAACTTTGGCCTGTCAAATTAGAAGCCATAGATGGGGTCAGTAAAGGGAGGTATACATTCTTCATTAGAAATTGAGCATATTTTTCAATGTGCTGGTAGAACTACGCGATTAAAATGGATAGACTCGAACGAATTTTAGCGAAAGAAATATTTCCGGGCGATTGAATTCTCATAATCCAGACagctataatatatatatatacatatacatatatacctcTTTCAGAACACTTGCTGTCCTTATGGGAACATTATTACCCTGTTGATATCAAGAAATCATGTCCCCTTCTATTTACCAAGAAAATACTGTCAACAGGCAATTACTGTATGAAGGGAAAATTCATTCAAGAATCGGGTTTAATAATATTGccaaattattgaattatctCATGTTTGAGTCGTGATAGTGACAAAACATAATATGAGGTACTTGGTGTTTTCATACTTGGTTCTTACAAGAATCTTCTAATAGTGTGTAATGAACTCCATAATTGCAATAATTTCAGACAAATAGACTTTATTTGCAATGTTAGTGCTGGATTCTGTTCCACCTTTACCAACACAATGGAGCTTAGTTATATCATATACTACCCAAAAGACATTGAGCAATCAGAAACAAGTGGTCCTCTCCTCCAATCACAgccataaatatcaaaattattgctAAATATCATCTCCACCTGTTTCTTTCACTTTTCATCTTCTCCTCTCATCACCAGAATGTCCTAAGATAGTGATAAGTCTATATAcagtataaatacatatatatatatatatatatagagagagagagagagagagtttgaaCAGGTGGAAGGATATGAGGCTCCATTCTTCCTAGTAGTACTATCTGATTCTCATGTTTAAAGAGAAACATTATTGTTAGTGaagaaaaaatccaaaaacagTGGTGTTCTGCCCATTACTTCACAGCCTGTGGGAGGCCTAGAAATCCGTGAGAAAGCCGACAATTAGAGATAATTCCAAGCATTCCCATGTGGGATTCTCCCTTTTTACTCATCATCATATCTCTTCTTCTCCAGTAGTTTTCCGCTGCTCATTCTAATCAGTTTCTGTACACTTCTTCTGTGATATTTCCCACTTTCTTGAATAATTCTTGGTCTGAAAATGTGGGATTCAGAAACAGAATCTGTTGGAGGACGAGATTACGGGAATGGAGTCCTGTCCACGAGCAAACCTGGAGTCAAACCTGACGGGTTTGAGCAAAGAGGCCAGTCTTGGTATGTGTCAAACCTTTTCTTGGTCGAATTGTtcatattattactattaatgTTGTTAAAATTTCAATGAGTGAAAATGTGATGTTTGTCTTCTGCAAATAGGCATGTTGCAACTGATATTCCGAGTGATCTTTTGGTCCAGATTGGAGATGTCAGTTTCCATTTGCACAAGGTAGTTATATAGTTTAAAACCatagcaatttcataagtctTTGTTGCAAAACATCGTTGGAGAAAACAATTTGTATTTGGTTTGTAATTCCAAAACTGAATGATGTTGTTTTCATCTGTAGTATCCTCTTCTTTCTCGAAGCGGGAAGATGAATAGAGCAGTATACGAATTGCGTGACACAGAGTTAAATAAGATAGCTCTAGATGATCTTCCAGGCGGGCCTGAGGCTTTTGAACTGGCAGCCAAATTCTGCTATGGAATTGCTGTTGATTTAACAGCAACAAATATCTCCAGCCTGAGATGTGCGGCCGAATACCTGGAAATGACAGAGGATTTAGAAGAAGGCAATCTTATATTCAAAACTGAGGCTTTTCTCAGCTATGTGGTTTTATCCTCCTGGAGAGATTCCATAATAGTGTTGAAAAGTTGTGAGAAGCTCTCCCCTTGGGCTGAAAACCTCCAAATTGTTAGAAGATGTAGCGAGTCGATTGCCTGGAAAGCTTGTGCCAATCCTAAAGGGATAAAATGGCAGTACACAGGGAAGCACCCGAGATCAGTTTCCAGCCCCAAATGGAACGAGATGAAAGAATCCAGCCCGAGCAGAAACACACCTGTCCCCCCTGATTGGTGGTTTGAGGATGTTTCTATTCTGAGGATTGATCATTTTGTAAGAGTTATTACCGCAATTAAGGTTAAAGGCATGAGGTACGAGTTGGTTGGAGCTGCAATCATGCATTATGCAGGGAAATGGCTCCCAGGATTGGTGAAAGAGGGATCAGGATCGGTATCAGGGGGGGCTGCTGATGAGGGAAGTAATAGCAGCAACAGCAATGGTAGCAGCAGTAGCTGGAAAGGGGGACTCCACATGATTGTGGTTGGGAGTAAAGAGGATTTGCCAGCAGTTCAGGCTAAAGATCAGAGAATGATCATCGAAAGCCTTATAAGTATAATCCCGCCTCAGAAAGATACCGTTTCTTGTAGCTTCCTTCTCAGACTGCTGAGAATGGCTAACATGTTGAAGGTTGCTCCGGCTTTGGTTACAGAGCTGGAAAAACGTGTAGGCATGCAGTTTGAACAGGCTACTTTGGCAGATCTCCTCATACCTTCTTACAACAAGCACGAGACATTGTATGATGTTGATCTTGTTCAGAGGCTTTTGGAGCATTTCCTGGTTCAAGAGCAGTCGGAAAATTCCAGCCCAAGCCGACAGTCGTTTTCTGACACAAAAATGTATGATGGAGCTCAACGGGGGACCAACCCTAATGCTAAGATGAGAGTGGCTAGGCTTGTCGATAGTTATCTTACAGAGGTGTCGAGAGACAGAAATTTGTCCTTGACAAAATTTCAAGTCCTGGCAGAGGCTTTACCAGAATCAGCTAGGACTTGCGATGATGGATTATACAGGGCCATTGATTCCTATCTTAAGGTAATACTTCTTATAACTTTGGTTGTTTTTTACTAGAAAATCAGGACAAGACAGGAATATCATactacatacatatattgtCCTAATCTATGTATAAGAATCAAACTCGTGCATGATTCTGCTCTTCATTATCTAGACTTTCAGTTTACTCTGTCATTGATGTAAGGAAATTGCAAGAAAATCTGTTTCAAGTATTCAAGAAATCATATTTAGTTCCTGTTTTCCGCTCAACAACACAACTTTTGCAGGCACATCCAACGCTTACAGAACATGAAAGGAAGAGGCTCTGCCGTGTGATGGACTGCCAGAAACTTTCAATCGACGCATGCATGCACGCTGCCCAAAATGAACGGCTCCCTCTCAGAGTAGTTGTGCAAGTCCTCTTCTCCGAACAGGTGAAAATAAGCAATGCATTAGCCAACGGCCTTTTGAAAGAGCCCGGTGAATCCCATTACCAGCCCTTAATAACTAACCGCAAAACACTACTCGAAGGAACTCCTCAGTCGTTCCAAGAGGGCTGGGCATCCGCAAAAAAGGATATCAACACTCTCAAGTTTGAGCTGGAAACCATGAAGACCAAGTACTTAGCACTTCAAAACGACATGGAAACGCTGCAGAGACAGTTTGATAAGGTGACAAAGCCAAAGCAAACATCAGCTTGGACTACAGGGTGGAAAAAGCTGACCAAGCTCACCAAAGCGGCAGAAAACAACGACATTGGACCACAGGTGCAAAATGGGGATTTGAGTAGGAAAACTCCTAGAAGATGGAGGAATTCAATTTCCTGAATCATCAGCAGCTGTCAAACGAAGAGATCTACCGATAAACCGTGTTTCCTTCATGTAGTTCCAATGTGTTTTTTaaggttttcttgttttgttttcctttaccTCTTGCAATATTCGTTGAAGTTTCTTATTCACAACAGGTATTGTTTCAGGAAGTAACATCATGTTTCAATTTGTCTGTAATTTGTTGATCTGGTTCTTGCATGTGTTTTCTGTTTGGAGATGGAGGCTCCGGTTAGTTCCCATTAAGCACTAAATGTTTTGCATTTAACATCAGAAGTTATCATGTTATTTCAGAACATAGGATTACATCGTACTATGATTCATCTGTATTACTATATGAACAGACCAATAGAAAAATTGTATTCGAATCAGGTTTGGTATATAAAACAAATcgtattataaaaaatttattgcacccgtatgtaaattttcttaaattatacattaatcatATAGTAAATACAATGCAGTTATCGTGTTGGGTGTCCACCCAACTATATGGCTGGGCTCTACTTATTGCAACATTGCCACTTTTGAttgtaatgaaattttttatcttaaaatatggtgaattattgttatatgtggaattcaaatttgaaatgtgtggattatcaaaaataattattttataattgaatacAACTTGTTTAAATTCCTTTTACAAGTTTTAGTTTTAAGAGAGACAAAGAGAAAGCTTCAGTTCCCAACCCTTTCTACcacatacaataatttatcactTAAGACACACATgatgcaataaattagtatataaaagagaaaaagagaaagactAATCAttgtgaaataaataattagtgggATTAATCAATTTACTTGTCTTAATCATGGCCTTCAGTTTGATTCAAGGAATATTTTCCTTAAGCATGAACATGATACTTGTGGCAGTCCTTTTCATTCCGTGGCTAATAATTGTGCATACATactattacaaattaatttttccaatattttttttagttctcGTCAATATGGATTGGcccaaaacaacaaaatacaaaaaaattgaattaaactGAAGTAATTAAAACTAAGACAAAAACACTCAAGACCCTGTAACAGCAACAGTATCATTACAAGCACACGACCTTAACATATAACAAGAAGAACACAAACATTCATCTCCTGATTCCCAAACACACAAATCTTACAACAAAAAGCTCAGACAACTGGTAGCAAACAAAAAGCatataaatcaagaatggAGGGTGGACCCTCATCACCAAACGCGCATGCTCCCAATCCATGGAATTTTCTCAACAATGAGGGAAAAGGGCTCCTCATTTACAGCAATGCAATGCTTACTTTAATCCAAAAGTGTCAAAATAATCATTTCAAGTCAACAATTATAGGCCCCAATTTTCTTCACCACCTGAGTGTAATGAGAGATTGAGAGTAAAGCGAAAACTTTCATCTGATTAAGCTCGTCGCCCGTTGGCCCACGGTGCACTATTAGAATGAAAAGTGGGTTAAAGATTGAGCAAAGAGGAAGATCACCTTTATTACTTTCCAATCCATCCATAATTATTCAAACTCACACTTAATGGTTTTTCTTGCTACCTGTTGGTCCAATGATTCTGCTTCTGATTCAAACAAACCGTTGACATAAGATTGCTGATTTTTACGGTTGGGGAAGCTGAGCCCTAGAGTTTCTGCTTCCATTTTCATTGTTTCCAAGTAGACGATAGATTTCTCGATTATGGAGAGTGGATCACTGCTGTTTAATCCAGGAATAATACTTTCAAGGATCTTCAATGCTTCACGAGTTTTAATCTTCTTTTCTCTGTTAATATCATCGTGGGAGCTTCTAGGACCAGCACAGCTTGACTCCACATCATCCTCGTAACTGTATGAACGAGCCCCTTTCACGGGACTCTCAAAACTCGCTAATGATGATTTCTTGTACCTGCCATCAAGCAATCTTTGCCTTTTTGGTGACCCATCAGAACTTGCCACTTCTTCCGTGAATTCCTCAAGTAATGTGTCTTTATCGAAGTCCTTTTCAGTGCAAAACGGAGGGTGCCTCGTGCTAGTTACTTCATCATTTTCGTCATCAGCATCATTATCTCCATCATACTCATCATCACTATCAGAGTAGAGCAGAGCATTGATTTCTTCAGAATCTTCAAGCATATCACTTTCTCcatcattcaaattattttcatccCATTTTTCTTCAACCACAGGCTTCAGCATGAATCGCGGATCTACTTGAGATGCCACTTTTTCACACACCCCGTTACCACTAGCAGGAGTCTTGGAGGCAACTATCTGATGTTGGCGAGAAAAAGAAGGGCTAATGAACAATCTTGTTTGATCCCCACACTGATCGAAAATGAGAAACTTTTTCTGAGGAGCAACAGAAGCATCAATTGGCTTATTGGAAACCCCAAGCCAGTTTGGCAGGGGACATGGGGAATCTTTGAGACACGGACTCCTGGTAGGATACAATGTATTGTACGGGGGTTGGAAATTGAAAATCCGGCCAACTACAATTGGCTGGCGGATGTTTAAATCACGTAAATCAGCATTAGGCTGTCCTGGAAATTCGGCATTGACAGTATGCATGGAAGGAGGAAAGTGTGGCATGTTATAGTTTTGCTCTAGCTGTAGAAATGCCATGTGATCCACGTCAGGTGATTTCCAAGCAGAGAACTGCTGACACGTTTGAGACTCTTTGGCTGTAACCATCCAGCCGAAGTAGCAACCTGGAAGACATGATTTGGGCAGTCATTCCAAAACTCAGAAAACGAATTAAGAAAAACTTGAGCAAGCACTAGCAAGATAATGAAAACAATACCAGAAAGATGCTCGTATGTAGTGCCGCGTTAGATCACTTTCAATTATGttgaacaaaaagaagaaaataaaaaatataattctagcTTGATGTGACGCGCAGGAACTTGGAACACAATCTACGTAACAGGTTTCAGCAATTGGCGGAAATATTCAGCCTGAAgcagaagaacaaagcaaaatCAGCAGTCTTTTCAATTCTTATTAAGTATAGAAGTTGGCATTTTAAAGGCAATTAGTCAATGAAGCAATCACCAGATAGAATATCAAAGAAAAgcatatcaaataaatgaaaaattcgcTGCATGATCATGAACAAACCTGGCAATTTTGTAATGGTTGAAAGCATGCTATAACTCTAACAATAATGGTTGTTCTTCCTGCAATTCCGTTCTCATGTTTAAGTGCCCTAAACCTCGTCTGACTTGCTGCTTGGCACACCATAACTACTTTTGGCTCTTTAGTGGACTTCAAATAGAAACTAGAATGTGGGAAGCAACAGAGAGCCCTATTGAAGGAAAGATAAAACTAAGCTGAAAACAAAGTCGAGAATGTCTAGAAATTCTTGTTTAACAAGCAACTTGTGTAAAATTGAATGCTGACCAAGATCAAGAAGACAATGAACTAAATTTACAGATTGGATGGACTAGAGTACTTTagaatgatgatgatatttCCTGGCTATTTCTATAGAATATAGAAGAAACAAACACAGGAAGGAAAGTGGTTGGATCCCATGGATAGCTACTTAAAGAACTGCATAAACAAAGGCTACGTCACAACCAGAGAACAGCAGCTTATAGAATAACCCTGCAGTACAAATTCAAGGAGATAACATAACAAAACACATCAATTGACAAGCTCAGCCACCGCATATTGGTCTCCCCTATATCCAGTTGAAACTATAGTAAGTGTATGACTCAAGTTATATCCCCAAGGCACctgaaaaaatagcaaaaagagCATATTTGTGAGACTCAACAAGCCAAGTTAGCAGCACTTGAAACATGAATACAAGCATGTAAACTCGAAGTAAAAGAAGAGTGGAAATCGAACTGATTACTCTTTGCAGAAATGAACAATCTAATCTCTCTAAGTAAGGCCCTGAGCAAAGCAAAAGCTTGGGATCAGGAAAAGGCAGTAGAAATCTCAAGTTCCACGATTCATGTTTCAAGAAACATTTTCTCCTCATCCATGAATATTTAAACACCAAagtttattctttctttatcttcTCCAGATCAGGGGGGAGAAAAATCATCTACCAAGAAACTAAGTTATCAGAAAATCATGAAAGTAGAGAATTTCATCACTTGCTAAAAACTCAACACATAAAGAAAAGCACACAGTTATACTCAAttgttaaacaagaaaataagcCTCGAGGACAAACCAACACTGCCCATTACAAACTAAAACGAGACTGAAGATCTCCAAATACTGGAGCATCAAAATAATTGCGGAGGGA encodes:
- the LOC105169270 gene encoding transcription factor bHLH143; translated protein: MVTAKESQTCQQFSAWKSPDVDHMAFLQLEQNYNMPHFPPSMHTVNAEFPGQPNADLRDLNIRQPIVVGRIFNFQPPYNTLYPTRSPCLKDSPCPLPNWLGVSNKPIDASVAPQKKFLIFDQCGDQTRLFISPSFSRQHQIVASKTPASGNGVCEKVASQVDPRFMLKPVVEEKWDENNLNDGESDMLEDSEEINALLYSDSDDEYDGDNDADDENDEVTSTRHPPFCTEKDFDKDTLLEEFTEEVASSDGSPKRQRLLDGRYKKSSLASFESPVKGARSYSYEDDVESSCAGPRSSHDDINREKKIKTREALKILESIIPGLNSSDPLSIIEKSIVYLETMKMEAETLGLSFPNRKNQQSYVNGLFESEAESLDQQVARKTIKCEFE
- the LOC105169269 gene encoding root phototropism protein 3, producing MWDSETESVGGRDYGNGVLSTSKPGVKPDGFEQRGQSWHVATDIPSDLLVQIGDVSFHLHKYPLLSRSGKMNRAVYELRDTELNKIALDDLPGGPEAFELAAKFCYGIAVDLTATNISSLRCAAEYLEMTEDLEEGNLIFKTEAFLSYVVLSSWRDSIIVLKSCEKLSPWAENLQIVRRCSESIAWKACANPKGIKWQYTGKHPRSVSSPKWNEMKESSPSRNTPVPPDWWFEDVSILRIDHFVRVITAIKVKGMRYELVGAAIMHYAGKWLPGLVKEGSGSVSGGAADEGSNSSNSNGSSSSWKGGLHMIVVGSKEDLPAVQAKDQRMIIESLISIIPPQKDTVSCSFLLRLLRMANMLKVAPALVTELEKRVGMQFEQATLADLLIPSYNKHETLYDVDLVQRLLEHFLVQEQSENSSPSRQSFSDTKMYDGAQRGTNPNAKMRVARLVDSYLTEVSRDRNLSLTKFQVLAEALPESARTCDDGLYRAIDSYLKAHPTLTEHERKRLCRVMDCQKLSIDACMHAAQNERLPLRVVVQVLFSEQVKISNALANGLLKEPGESHYQPLITNRKTLLEGTPQSFQEGWASAKKDINTLKFELETMKTKYLALQNDMETLQRQFDKVTKPKQTSAWTTGWKKLTKLTKAAENNDIGPQVQNGDLSRKTPRRWRNSIS
- the LOC105169268 gene encoding uncharacterized protein LOC105169268, with the protein product MAKPCSESGAIPCYKHPRKAPSFISLHSPKLFIYLLPIFAILFVLFHIQALQTPPSSSWDFISTGRFSTVSIDCTINCSQELKSMASKLQEAVTFLPLKDLRYSSRPLQGHTWFMSSMPDTHEKGEVQYQEFPSKASKGRVLCLKGRDTHDGSWNLYALAWPQILPPNATLLKGLTFVSYNHYNYDNIWHGLSSAVPFIAWHIKNKCSAPPTRWVLYHWGELRTTMGPWLNPLMEATFGEPSNIEKFNGIGGGYMTDPACFEKAVVMRHNEGGMSREKRLQVYDLLRCKARVFCNVSSEGRFPEVDEKGFPMIGMTLFMRRGPRSFKNESAVIGIFKKACRNVDGCRLTVAYANNLTFCQQVKLMSSTDILVSPHGAQLTNMFLMDRNSSVMEFFPKGWLKLAGIGQYVYHWIASWSGMNHRGAWRDPGGDRCPFPDDDRRCMSIYKKSRIGYNESYFSEWARSVLSDVKLRKAQDISRKSRIPVSGSCGC